The following coding sequences lie in one Cloeon dipterum chromosome 1, ieCloDipt1.1, whole genome shotgun sequence genomic window:
- the Plc21C gene encoding 1-phosphatidylinositol 4,5-bisphosphate phosphodiesterase classes I and II: MAATTPRAGARPLEVPRALQEGDKFVRWDEDSGVGCPVTLRVDPNGFYLYWTDQNNEVDMIDLVTVRDTRNGKNAKIPKDPKLRQVVCMGSQEPLEDKTLTVCYGSDFVNPNFVNFCCSNKETAEMWANEVVRLAYNLVQLNGPTSMFLLKAHTRLTLMADKAGKIPVKNILKTFAQNKEDRKRVEKALEASGLLSGKNDFIPVSKFQYEDFFTLYKNLTQRTELESIFDSLCGGSKRKLMAAEQFVEFLNKSQRDPRLNEILYPYANVERAKDLITQHEPNKSNAQRGVLSLDGLLRYLLSEDNPVVSSAKSYQLDDMDQPLPHYFINSSHNTYLTGHQLTGKSSVEIYRQCLLAGCRCVELDFWNGRTEEPVIVHGYTFVPEISAREVIEAIAETAFKTSDYPVILSFENHCNTRQQAKIAQYCREFFGDMLLDIPLDSFKLEPGSVLPPPAALRRKIIIKNKKKHHKKGHAAPSGLAAAAVASALPVTQHGNGEVPALLKDNSRESRDEEEPNDEDEESSSEEEEEVEKLANKAPDEKSTRETEAGEELSALVNYVQPVHFTSFENAEKKKRSYEMSSFDEKQATTLLKERPIEFVNYNKFQLSRVYPAGTRFDSSNFMPQVFWNAGCQLVALNYQNLDLAMQLNLGIFEYNQRCGYLLKPEYMRRRDRRFDPFAESTVDGIIAGTVSVQVISGQFLTDKRVGTYIEVDMFGLPADTVRKRFKTKIVPVNGINPLFEEEPFVFKKVVLPELATLRLAAYEESGRLIGHRVIPVVGLCPGYRQVGLRNEFSQPIGLASVFVHVVVKDYVPDGLSDFAEALANPIKYQSELEKRAQQLSVLTDDMEETSEVLEDTFGKENPGTKARRSQLHSTTSSELPSFSAPATGSLPRASVSINQTETTQVEEAESVESLSESTPIAKGSPGPTNAHPVSASAIAEICAESLEQLMESKVVKEKKMELEKKLENLRKKHEKEKARFGGQKTTSGDADKSKGKFYMSHKLVKRLSSKNIEVEEPTESDPESRSKGLAREHLAQEKDLQEKYHETVFSTLEKVMKASQAAQLKMLATLVERETAEVMKKLESVRRDEVKALAKIHKDKDELVRIKREVASSIVEKGVSERVRLKEAYRKRQEDLERQHADVRARFDEERSKMKMALSREYDGRLALISEEGGSGT; the protein is encoded by the exons GACCCAAAGTTAAGACAGGTGGTGTGCATGGGGTCGCAGGAACCCTTGGAGGACAAGACACTCACAGTTTGTTACGGATCTGATTTTGTGAACCCGAACTTTGTCAACTTTTGCTGTTCAAACAAAGAGACAGCCGAG ATGTGGGCCAATGAAGTGGTGCGACTGGCTTACAACTTGGTGCAACTCAATGGGCCCACTTCGATGTTTTTGCTAAAAGCACATACTCGGCTGACACTCATGGCGGACAAAGCTGGCAAAATACCTGTGAAAAA CATTTTAAAGACATTTGCCCAGAACAAAGAAGACAGGAAGAGAGTGGAGAAAGCTTTGGAGGCGTCTGGGCTCCTCTCAGGAAAG AATGACTTCATTCCAGTCTCGAAATTCCAATATGAAGACTTTTTTACTCTGTATAAGAATCTGACCCAAAGGACAGAGCTTGAGTCCATCTTCGACTCACT TTGTGGCGGCTCAAAGCGCAAATTGATGGCGGCTGAACAGTTTGTGGAGTTCTTGAACAAATCTCAACGAGACCCACGGCTCAACGAAATACTCTACCCTTATGCAAATGTGGAGCGAGCCAAAGATCTCATCACCCAACACGAACCAAACAAAAGCAACGCCCAGAGAG GTGTTCTGAGTCTGGACGGTTTGCTGCGATACCTGCTTAGTGAAGACAACCCGGTCGTTTCCTCAGCCAAGTCTTATCAGTTGGACGATATGGACCAGCCCTTGCCTCATTACTTTATCAACTCTTCTCACAATACATACCTCACAGGCCACCAGCTGACAGGAAAGTCGTCTGTTGAGATCTATCGGCAGTGCCTGCTGGCAGGCTGCCGATGCGTGGAGCTCGACTTTTGGAACGGCCGCACTGAGGAACCCGTGATCGTTCACGGCTACACTTTTGTACCTGAGATCTCTGCAAGGGAGGTGATCGAGGCCATTGCAGAGACCGCTTTCAAGACTTCCGACTACCCTGTGATTCTGTCTTTCGAAAACCACTGCAATACCCGCCAACAAGCTAAAATTGCCCAATACTGTCGTGAATTCTTCGGGGACATGCTACTTGATATACCCCTGGATTCTTTTAag CTGGAGCCCGGCAGCGTTTTACCGCCCCCAGCTGCATTGAGGCGCAAGATCATAATTAAGAACAAGAAAAAGCATCACAAAAAGGGGCACGCCGCCCCAAGTGGATTAGCAGCAGCTGCTGTCGCCTCTGCCCTTCCTGTCACGCAGCACGGGAATGGAGAGGTACCAGCTTTGTTGAAGGACAACAGTCGAGAAAGTCGTGATGAGGAGGAACCAAATG atgaaGATGAAGAGAGCAGCtctgaggaggaggaagaagttgaaaaattggctAACAAAGCACCAGACGAGAAGTCAACTCGCGAGACGGAGGCTGGCGAAGAGCTCTCTGCCCTGGTCAACTACGTACAGCCGGTTCACTTTACATCATTCGAAAACGCTGAAA AGAAAAAGCGAAGTTACGAAATGAGTTCTTTTGACGAGAAGCAGGCCACAACCCTACTGAAAGAGAGGCCCATTGAGTTTGTCAACTACAATAAATTCCAGCTGAGCAGAGTTTACCCTGCTGGCACCAGGTTTGACTCGTCCAACTTCATGCCACAAGTGTTCTGGAACGCAGGCTGCCAGCTGGTGGCCCTGAACTACCAGAACCTAG ATTTGGCAATGCAGTTAAATCTCGGCATCTTTGAGTACAACCAGCGTTGTGGCTACCTTCTGAAACCAGAGTACATGCGCCGCAGAGACCGGAGGTTTGATCCTTTTGCCGAGTCCACAGTAGATGGCATAATAGCCGGCACTGTTTCAGTTCAG GTCATTTCTGGTCAATTCTTGACAGATAAAAGGGTTGGCACGTACATTGAAGTCGACATGTTTGGTTTACCGGCTGACACAGTACGCAAGAGGTTCAAAACCAAGATTGTACCTGTCAATGGAATCAATCCGCTGTTTGAGGAAGAGCCGTTTGTGTTCAAAAAGGTGGTTCTCCCAGAGCTGGCCACTCTCCGACTGGCCGCATATGAAGAATCTGGCCGGCTGATTGGACATCGAGTGATACCCGTGGTCGGCCTTTGCCCTGGCTACCGCCAAGTTGGCTTGCGAAACGAGTTCAGCCAGCCCATTGGCTTGGCCTCGGTTTTTGTTCACGTTGTTGTTAAAGATTATGTGCCAGATGGCTTGTCTGACTTTGCAGAAGCCTTGGCAAATCCGATCAAGTATCAGTCGGAACTTGAAAAAAGAGCCCAGCAACTGAGCGTTTTGACCGATGATATGGAGGAAACTTCAGAG GTTTTGGAAGACACCTTTGGCAAAGAAAATCCCGGAACCAAAGCCCGCCGCTCTCAGCTACATTCCACTACGTCCTCCGAACTGCCCTCGTTCTCTGCTCCTGCAACAGGATCTTTACCCCGAGCTTCGGTTTCGATTAATCAGACGGAAACTACTCAAGTGGAGGAGGCAGAATCTGTGGAATCGCTCTCAGAGAGCACTCCAATCGCCAAAGGAAGTCCTGGACCAACAAATGCTCACCCGGTGTCGGCATCAGCCATTGCTGAGATTTGTGCTGAGTCGTTAGAACAGCTTATGGAGTCTAAAGTCGTGAAGGAGAAGAAAATGGAATTAGAGAAGAAACTGGAAAACTTGCGCAAAAAGCACGAAAAAGAGAAAGCCAGGTTTGGAGGTCAAAAGACCACATCAGGTGATGCTGACAAATCCAAGGGGAAATTCTACATGAGCCACAAACTAGTCAAAAGGCTCtcaagcaaaaatat TGAGGTTGAAGAGCCTACTGAAAGTGACCCAGAGTCGAGATCAAAAGGCCTAGCTCGTGAACACCTTGCTCAAGAAAAAGACCTGCAGGAGAAATACCATGAAACT GTCTTCTCTACTCTGGAGAAGGTCATGAAGGCCTCTCAGGCTGCTCAGCTGAAAATGCTGGCTACTTTGGTCGAAAGGGAAACTGCCGAGGTGATGAAGAAACTGGAAAGCGTGCGGCGGGACGAGGTCAAGGCGTTGGCAAAAATACACAAAGACAAGGACGAATTGGTGCGCATCAAAAGAGAGGTTGCCAGCAGCATCGTCGAAAAGGGTGTCTCTGAGCGGGTGCGCCTCAAGGAGGCATATCGCAAAAGACAAGAGGACCTAGAGAGACAGCATGCAGACGTCAGGGCCCGGTTTGACGAGGAGCGGTCTAAG ATGAAGATGGCTCTATCCAGGGAATACGACGGACGCCTGGCCCTGATTAGCGAAGAAGGCGGATCTGGCACCTGA